CATCGAAGATGGAATCCTCGAAGATGTCCCAGCCGCCGAATTCGATGGCACCGAGATCGGCCAGGGGCACGAAATTGCGGACCAGGGGCTGGCGGTTGTCCGTCCGCTTGCCCAGCCGGATATGTCCCAGCTGGGTGAGGCTGCCGATGGGCAGCCGAAGCCCCTTGCGTACCGCGATTACTCCGGCCATGAAGGTCGAGGATACGGCGCCCATGCCTGGCGTGAGAATGCCCAGCTTACCTCCTGCAGGCTTGACTTCCAGGCCAGTGGTCATGTCTAGCTCCTCTCTTTGCTGCTATTTTCGCTCATGCCGGCGGGGTGTAGACCGGGCGGCAAGACAGTGGCGACGAGGATTCCGGCGACGGCGGCGCCTCTGGGCGGGGTCATGCCGGCATGAAGGTCGACTCGCACGAATAAACCTCATCGACGTATGAACGCAAGCCTTTTGTATGCCCCGGTGCCGATGTGTAATTTTTCTTTCGCGCGCCAGGATTCTGGTATATTAATGGCTTCCAACGCAAGGAACATATTTTGCCGATGGGCAAAGCAACCCGGCGCTGCATTTTCCCCGAGCCGGCAGCCGATTTGCCGTGGGGACGACTCCCAGCCATAAGGAGATTCACGTCCATGACGCGCCAGATGATGGTCCCATTTCTCGACCTCAAGGCCCAGATCGCGCCGCTGCGAGCGGAACTGGACGCCGCGATCGCGGATGTCGTGGACAACACCGCGTTCATCCTCGGCGACCGATTGGCCGGCTTCGAGCGCGATTTCGCGAGCTTCTGCGGTTGCCGCGAGGCCGTGGGCGTCGATTCCGGCACCCAGGCCCTGCACCTGATCCTGCGCAGTATGGGTGTGGGGGAGGGCGACGAGGTCGTCACCGTGCCCAACACCTTCATCGCGACCGTGGAAGCGATCGTGTACACCGGTGCCACGCCCGTCTTCGTGGATGTCGATCCCGACACCTGGCTCATGGACCCGTCCGCCCTCGCAGGCGCCATCACGCCGCGCACCAAGGCCATCCTTCCCGTGCATCTTTTCGGCAACGTGTTGCCGTGGGACGAACTGGTGGCCGTGGCGGGGGATATCCCGCTGGTCGAGGATGCCTGCCAGGCTCACGGGGCTCGGTTCGACGGCCGCAGGACCGGGAGCCTGGGGCTGGCAGGTGCCTTCAGCTTCTATCCGGGCAAGAATCTCGGCGGTTTCGGGGACGGCGGCATGGTCGTGACGGACGACGCCGACATGGTCGCGCTGCTGCGCAGTCTGCGTCACCATGGCCAGGGTGATAAGAACCTGCACGACCACATCGGCTACACGGGCCGCCTCGACGCACTGCAGGCCGTCGTGCTGGACATCAAGTTGAAACATCTGGACACCTGGAACGCGAAGCGCCGGGAGGTGGCCGGACACTACCGCGAGCGTCTCGAGGGGACGTATCGCATGCCGGCCGTGGTTCCCGGAACGGAACCCGTACACCATCTTTTCCCCATCCAGGATCGCGACGCCGCAGGTCTGATCACCCGCTTGAAGGAACATAACGTGTTCTGCGGCAGGCACTACCCGGTTGCATGCCACCTCCAGCCGGCATTGAGTGGATTAATCGCCGAAGGCACATCCTACCCGGTGGCGGAAGACTTGTGTGAAAATATCGTTTCCTTGCCGATTTTTGCAGAAATGACGCATGAAATGGTAGACTTCGTGTGCGATCTTCTGCTATAATACGCGAAGATTCGTGGCCAGTGTGCTGCGCTCCGGGGGGCATCGAGTAAAGGAAGGAGCTTGATGGCAACAAGCTAACGCGTTTCCAAATGCTGCATCACTCTGATCTGGCAGAGGGAGAACCTACACATGAAGGAAGACGCGGTGGCTTTTTCGGCTGTTGCAGCTGAGGTTGTGTCCTCCGGTCCAACTCTCTACCTGGTAGCCGACACGTCACGATCAGCCAGTTTCCGCGGAAAGCTCAAACGCTACAGCGATGTCCTTTTATCGGGCCTCGCGGTTGCGTTGTTGTCCCCGCTGCTTCTGGTGATCTCGATCCTGGTCAAGAGATCCAGCCCCGGTCCCATCCTGTTCGTGCAGGAGAGGGTTGGCAAGGACGGGGTGCCCTTCCCGTTCCTGAAATTCCGAACCATGGTCCATAACAGCGACGACGCGATCCATCGTCAGTTCGCCGCCATGTTCATCAACGGGAACGAGAAGGAAACCGCCCAGGATAATGTCTTCAAGATGACCGATGATCCGCGCGTGACGAGGATCGGCGCCTGGCTGCGCAGGACGTCTCTGGACGAGTTGCCCCAGTTGATCAACATCATACGCGGCGAGATGAGCCTGGTCGGGCCACGACCGCCCATCGCCTACGAACTGGATCACTATCAGCCCTGGCACCACGAACGCCTGCGCGTCACGCCCGGGCTGACTGGTCTCTGGCAGGTGAGCGGTCGCAGCAACGTGACCTTCGAGGAGATGGTCCGACTGGACATCCACTACATCAACACGTGGTCCTTGCGTATGGATCTTGAGATCATGCTCAAGACGCTGCCGGTGGTTCTGAGAGGCACCGGAGGCTATTGACAGTTCCCGCAAACGAGGGATAATCGCTCAAGCTCCTGCCTCCCGACACGATACAATGAACAAGGCCGGCTTGTGCAGAGGCACCGGCCGGCTTTACTATGTCTGATCGCCCAACACCGAGACGGGAACGAAGGAGATGGCAATGCTGAGGATGGCAGCCGTGGGATGTGGCTACTGGGGGCCGAACCTCATCCGGAACTTCAACAATCATCCGGACGTGGACCTCGTCGCCATATGTGATCTCAAAGAGGACAGGCGCCGGCACATGGCCAAGCTCTATCCCCAGGCCAAGGTCACGGCGGATTTCGCGGACATCGTCGCGGACGATTCGATACAGGCCGTGGTCGTGGCGACGCCGGTCTCCACACATTTCCCGCTCGGCAAGGCCGTGCTGGAGAGCGGGAAGCATCTCTTCATCGAGAAGCCCATGGCGGCCAGCGCCGAGGAATGCCGCCAGCTGGTGGACATCGCCGTCTCCCGCAGGCTGCAGATCATGGTCGGCCACATATTCCTCTTCGTGCCCGCGGTGCGCAAGATCAAGGATCTGATCCAGAGCGGGGATCTCGGGGAGATCTACTACGTCAACATCCAGCGCGTGAACCTCGGCATCTTCCAGAGCGACGCCAACGTCGTGTGGGACCTGGTGCCCCACGACGTAGCCATGCTCAACTACCTCTTCGAATCGACACCGACCCGGGTGTCCGCCACCGGCAAGTGCTTCGTCCAGCGCGACAAGGGCCTCGAGGACGTGGCGTTCGTCACCCTGGAGTATCCCGGCTCTCAGGTGGCGCACCTGCACGTGAGCTGGCTCGATCCCAACAAGATCCGCGAATCGACCTTTGTCGGCAGCAAGAAGATGGTCGTCTATGATGACGTGGCGATGACCGACAAGATCCGGATCTACGACAAGGGCGTGGACGTCATGCCCCACTATGACGGTTTCGGCGAATTCCATCTGGCCTATCGCCATGGCGACATCCTGATCCCCAAGATCGCCCAGCTCGAACCGCTGAAGGTCGAGGCCGGGCATTTCGTGGATTGCGTCCTCGGGCGCGCCCAGCCCTTGAGCAACGGGGCGCTCGGCCTGCAGGTCGTCGAAGTGCTGGAGAAGGCGTGCGTCTCCATCAAGGATGGCGGTAGTCCGCAGGAGCTGACCTTCACTACGGTATAGCCCGGTGGGTGCAGTGTGAGCGAACGACCGTTGCGCGTGGCCATGATCGGCCAGAAGGGCTACCCTCCGGTCCACGGCGGCATCGAGAAGCACGTGGCCGAGCTGGTGGCCCGGCTGGCCCCGGCCGGCGTGGAAGTCACCATCTACAGCCGTCCCCACTACAGCGACGCGCACGGCCCCACGCTGCTCGCTGGCGTCGATGTCCGGCGCCTGGCGAGCATTCCCACCAAGCACTTCGATGCCATCAGCCATACCGTCGCCTGCACCGTGGATGCCGTCTGGCGGGGGTACGACATCCTGCACTATCACGCCCTGGGACCTGGCCTGCTGTCCGGGATTCCCCGCTGGGTCGCCGGGCGCCGGACCGTCGTGACGGTGCACGGTCTGGACTGGCAACGCGAGAAATGGGGCCGGGTGGCGCGGGGCATCCTCCGCCTCGGCGAGCACGCCTGCGTCCGCTTGCCCGACCGCACCATCGTGGTATCGCACGCTCTGCAGCAGCATTTCCGGGAGCGGCACGGCGCGGAGACAGTGTGCATACCCAACGGCGTCTCGCAACCCGTCCTTCGCCGGCCCCGTCTGATGTCGAGTCTCGGCGTGCGCAAACCCTACATCCTCTTCGTGGGTCGGCTGGTGCCTGAGAAGGGCTGCCATCTGCTCACGGGCGCGTACGCGTCCCTGCCCGGGGAACTGCGCGAACGGTTCTCGCTGGTGATCGCGGGCGATGCCGGTTTCACCGAGCGATACGCCGACCAGCTGCGGAAAACGGCGGGGGAGGAAGTCCTCTTCACGGGCTTCGTGCACGGGGAGGTGCTGGACGAGTTGTACACGAACGCCGAGCTGGTCGTCCTGCCGTCCACGCTCGAAGGCCTGTCGATCGCCTTGCTCGAGGGCATGAGTTACGGGAAGTGCTGCCTGGTGAGCGATATCCCGCCGAACACGGAGGCCGGAGGCGACTGCGTCCCGTACTTCTCTTCGGGCGATGCGCGCGCCTTGACGAACCGCATGGCGGAGCTGCTCGCCGCTCCCGCCGACCGGGCGCGTTTCGGCGCTGCGGCCAGGCGCCGTGTGCTGAAGGCTTATTCCTGGCAGGAGGCGGCCGACGCCACCCGGAACGTCTACCGCACGCTCATGGCGCGGTGATTTTCCTGTTTGACTTTCAAAGCGGCTTGCTTGATATTCTGCTTCCCGAAAGATGCATGTTACGCGGGAATAGCTCAGCTGGTAGAGCACTACCTTGCCAAGGTAGATGTCGCGGGTTCGAGTCCCGTTTCCCGCTCCAGACAGGAGGGCACGAACGTGTCCTCCTTTTTTTGTTGCCAGAGCGGGGATGCGTGGCTGCGGTTCATTTCTGCCGGGCTCACCGACGCGGCCGGCGGCGCGGCGGGCTTGACAGATGTTGTCCAGAACATCATCCTATAGCTTCCGGAGGCGGCATAGCCAAGTGGTAAGGCGACGGTCTGCAAAACCGTTATTCCCCGGTTCGAGTCCGGGTGCCGCCTCCAGTTCCGACACCGGCTGCGGCCGGTGTTTTTCTGTCAGATCCGTCCGTGCGTAGCCGACAACTATACGGGCGGTCGTTGACACGCCGTATAGGCTGTTCCATGATCCGACCGTCGCCGGGGTGGCGAAACAGGTAGACGCAAGGGACTTAAAATCCCTCGGAGCGTTGCTCCGTGCCGGTTCGAGTCCGGCCCTCGGCACCAGTATCGGGCCCTGACCCTACGCGATGGGACAGGGCCGTACCTTAGTGCGCGGGAGACGGATCCGATGCGCCTTGCATTCCTTTCCATCGGTCGTCACATCCATACCGAGCGCTGGATACTCTGGTTCGCCGAGCGTGGGCACGAGTGCCACCTGCTGACCGTCCAGCCGGGCGAGATCCCCGGCGTCGCGGTCCACGACATCCGCGCCGGCAGCGGTCCCAAACCCCTGCGCTACGCCTTCTCCCTGCGCCGGGTCAAGACGCTGTTGCGCGATATCGGGCCCGATCTGCTCAACACGCACTTCCTGACCGGCTATGGCTATTGGGGTCACTTCAGCGGCTTCCATCCCAACGTACTCACCGTCTGGGGCGACGACATCTACCTGACGCCGCACGAGAACGCGCTGAAGCGCTGGCTCGCCGAGCGGGCGCTGCGCTCCTGCGATGCGCTGACCGGCGACTCCACGGACATCCTCGCCGCCGCCGCCGCCATGGGGGCTCGCCCCGATCGGGCGTTCCGGGTCCTGTGGGGCGTGGACTTCGCGCGTTTCCGGCCCGGATCGGCCGCGGCGTGGCGACGGGCACAGGGCTTCGCGGACGATCACCTGCTCTACTTCTCGCCGCGGTCCTTCACCCAACCCTACTACAACATCGACGTGGTGATCGAGGCCGCGGCCCGCGTGATGTCCCGGGAGCCCCGGGCGCGCTTTCTCTTCTCGGGTTACGAAGGGGATCCCGCCCCCTTCTGGGCTTCGGCAGAGGAAGCCGGCATCGCCGGCGTCGCCAAGTTCCTGGGCCGCATACCGCACGAGGAGTTCGCGACGGCTCTCAACGCGGCCGACGTCTTCATCTCGGTGCCGTCGGTCGACGCTACGGCGGTCAGCCTGCTGGAGGCGATGGCCTGTGGCGATGCCATCGTGGTCTCCAGCCTGCCCTCGTCTGTGGAGTGGATACGCGACGGCGTTTCCGGTCTGGTGGTCGAGCCGCGCGATGCCGGCGGTCTCGCCCGTGCGCTGCTGCGCTTCGCGGCGGACGCGGACCTGCGCCGTGCATGCGGCGAGGCGGCCCTGGCGACCGCCCGGCGGGAGGCGGGTTTCGGGCAGAACATGCAGCACGTGGACGACATCTTCCGCTGCCTGGCCGGCACGGGGGGTTCCTGGCCGGTGTCCGTCGTCTTGCCGGGCCTGCAGGCACGGGGGGGACGGTCATGAGCATGCGGCTCAGCGTGGTCGTGCCGACCCATGACAAGCTGTCCCAACTGAAGCGCTCTCTCGCGGCGTTGGCAGCGCAGACCCTGCCCGCTGCGGAGTGGGAGCTGCTGGTCGTCGATGATGGCTCTGGCGACGGCACCGCCGCCTGGCTCGAGACCGCGTCGGAAAGCTGGTCCGGCCGGCTGCGCGTCGTCTCGCCGGGGCGCAACCTGGGCCGGGCCGCAGCCCGCAACCTGGGCGGGGGAGAGGCAGCGGGAGAGTGGATCCTCTTCCTGGACGACGACATCGTCGCACCGCCCACCCTGCTGGCTTCCCACGTCGACCTACTCGCGAACCATCCCGGCTGCGGAGTCATCGGTCTGGTCCGGACCGCGCGCGAAGTCATCGACGGCCCGCATTTCCATTACATCGACTCGCGTGGCGTCGCCAAGGTGAGCGGGGAGCTAGTGCCCGCTCGTTATCTCGTCACACAGAACACCTCGTTTCCCCGCGCAGCCTTCGTCGCCGTGGGCGGTTTCGACGTGAGGTTCTCGGCATACGGTTTCGAGGACATGGAGCTGGGATTCCGTCTGGAGGACGAGCAGGGCATCCGTTTCCTGCCGTTGCGCGAGCCTGTCCCCGAGCACATCCATCATCATGGGCTCGGGGCGTGGCTGGCCAAGAAGCGGGAATGCGGACACGGCCCGCTGCAACTGCTCGCGGAGCTGCACCCGTCCCGCCTGCCGGAGATGAAGCTGGATCTGGTGATGGACGTTTCCGGCGGCGGGCGCGCACCCTGGCACGTGAGGGTCGCCCGTACCCTGGCCCTGGGCCCCGTGCGCACCCTGTTCGAATCGGTCGCCCGCAACTGGCCCACAGCCAAGTCGTACGCCCCCGTGCTGTTTCCCCTCTATGCAAAACTGTTGGATGTACTGGTCCTTGCGGCCTACTGCCAGGGCTTGTCAGAATTCGGCCGTACTGATGGCAAAGACTGACATGAGTATGACATAATGTCTGAATGTTGACAGTTGTCTGGACGCGGCACATATTGTCAAAGATCTCTCAACCTGTATCTTGTAAATATATAATGAATTACGGCATTTGAGCCAATACGGTCGATTGGCACGGGGATTGTATAGGTGCACCTGAATTCGTGCTTTCGGCCCGCGTCAAGATAAAAGGGAGAGTGTTATGGGCAAGATCATCGGCATCGACCTCGGGACCACCAACAGCGTCGTCAGCGTGATGGAAGGTGACGAGGCCAAGGTCATTCAGAATAAAGAGGGCAACCGCACGACACCGTCGGTCGTCGCCTGGAACAAGAACGATGAACGTCTGGTCGGTCTGCTGGCCAAGCGCCAGGCCGTGACGAACCCCGAGAACACCGTCTATTCGATCAAGCGCTTCATGGGGCGCAAGCACAGTGAAGTCGCCAACGAGATCAACGAAGTTCCCTACACCGTGGTGGCCGGTCCCAACGGCGATGCACGCGTCAAGACCGTGGCCGGCGAGTTCGCGCCGCCCGAGATCTCCGCCATCATCCTGCAGGCGCTCAAACAGACGGCGGAAGAGTATCTGGGCGAACCGGTCAGCGAGGCCGTCATCACCGTGCCCGCTTATTTCAACGACAGCCAGCGGCAGGCCACCAAGGACGCGGGCAAGATCGCAGGTCTCGACGTCAAGCGCATCATCAACGAGCCCACCGCCGCGGCCCTCGCCTACGGGATCGACAAGAAGAAGGAAGAGACCATCGCCGTATTCGATCTCGGCGGCGGTACTTTCGACATCTCCATC
The window above is part of the bacterium genome. Proteins encoded here:
- a CDS encoding glycosyltransferase, whose translation is MRLAFLSIGRHIHTERWILWFAERGHECHLLTVQPGEIPGVAVHDIRAGSGPKPLRYAFSLRRVKTLLRDIGPDLLNTHFLTGYGYWGHFSGFHPNVLTVWGDDIYLTPHENALKRWLAERALRSCDALTGDSTDILAAAAAMGARPDRAFRVLWGVDFARFRPGSAAAWRRAQGFADDHLLYFSPRSFTQPYYNIDVVIEAAARVMSREPRARFLFSGYEGDPAPFWASAEEAGIAGVAKFLGRIPHEEFATALNAADVFISVPSVDATAVSLLEAMACGDAIVVSSLPSSVEWIRDGVSGLVVEPRDAGGLARALLRFAADADLRRACGEAALATARREAGFGQNMQHVDDIFRCLAGTGGSWPVSVVLPGLQARGGRS
- a CDS encoding Gfo/Idh/MocA family oxidoreductase, producing MLRMAAVGCGYWGPNLIRNFNNHPDVDLVAICDLKEDRRRHMAKLYPQAKVTADFADIVADDSIQAVVVATPVSTHFPLGKAVLESGKHLFIEKPMAASAEECRQLVDIAVSRRLQIMVGHIFLFVPAVRKIKDLIQSGDLGEIYYVNIQRVNLGIFQSDANVVWDLVPHDVAMLNYLFESTPTRVSATGKCFVQRDKGLEDVAFVTLEYPGSQVAHLHVSWLDPNKIRESTFVGSKKMVVYDDVAMTDKIRIYDKGVDVMPHYDGFGEFHLAYRHGDILIPKIAQLEPLKVEAGHFVDCVLGRAQPLSNGALGLQVVEVLEKACVSIKDGGSPQELTFTTV
- a CDS encoding DegT/DnrJ/EryC1/StrS family aminotransferase, with translation MMVPFLDLKAQIAPLRAELDAAIADVVDNTAFILGDRLAGFERDFASFCGCREAVGVDSGTQALHLILRSMGVGEGDEVVTVPNTFIATVEAIVYTGATPVFVDVDPDTWLMDPSALAGAITPRTKAILPVHLFGNVLPWDELVAVAGDIPLVEDACQAHGARFDGRRTGSLGLAGAFSFYPGKNLGGFGDGGMVVTDDADMVALLRSLRHHGQGDKNLHDHIGYTGRLDALQAVVLDIKLKHLDTWNAKRREVAGHYRERLEGTYRMPAVVPGTEPVHHLFPIQDRDAAGLITRLKEHNVFCGRHYPVACHLQPALSGLIAEGTSYPVAEDLCENIVSLPIFAEMTHEMVDFVCDLLL
- a CDS encoding glycosyltransferase family 4 protein, translated to MSERPLRVAMIGQKGYPPVHGGIEKHVAELVARLAPAGVEVTIYSRPHYSDAHGPTLLAGVDVRRLASIPTKHFDAISHTVACTVDAVWRGYDILHYHALGPGLLSGIPRWVAGRRTVVTVHGLDWQREKWGRVARGILRLGEHACVRLPDRTIVVSHALQQHFRERHGAETVCIPNGVSQPVLRRPRLMSSLGVRKPYILFVGRLVPEKGCHLLTGAYASLPGELRERFSLVIAGDAGFTERYADQLRKTAGEEVLFTGFVHGEVLDELYTNAELVVLPSTLEGLSIALLEGMSYGKCCLVSDIPPNTEAGGDCVPYFSSGDARALTNRMAELLAAPADRARFGAAARRRVLKAYSWQEAADATRNVYRTLMAR
- a CDS encoding sugar transferase is translated as MKEDAVAFSAVAAEVVSSGPTLYLVADTSRSASFRGKLKRYSDVLLSGLAVALLSPLLLVISILVKRSSPGPILFVQERVGKDGVPFPFLKFRTMVHNSDDAIHRQFAAMFINGNEKETAQDNVFKMTDDPRVTRIGAWLRRTSLDELPQLINIIRGEMSLVGPRPPIAYELDHYQPWHHERLRVTPGLTGLWQVSGRSNVTFEEMVRLDIHYINTWSLRMDLEIMLKTLPVVLRGTGGY
- a CDS encoding glycosyltransferase, whose protein sequence is MSMRLSVVVPTHDKLSQLKRSLAALAAQTLPAAEWELLVVDDGSGDGTAAWLETASESWSGRLRVVSPGRNLGRAAARNLGGGEAAGEWILFLDDDIVAPPTLLASHVDLLANHPGCGVIGLVRTAREVIDGPHFHYIDSRGVAKVSGELVPARYLVTQNTSFPRAAFVAVGGFDVRFSAYGFEDMELGFRLEDEQGIRFLPLREPVPEHIHHHGLGAWLAKKRECGHGPLQLLAELHPSRLPEMKLDLVMDVSGGGRAPWHVRVARTLALGPVRTLFESVARNWPTAKSYAPVLFPLYAKLLDVLVLAAYCQGLSEFGRTDGKD